In the Pygocentrus nattereri isolate fPygNat1 chromosome 19, fPygNat1.pri, whole genome shotgun sequence genome, one interval contains:
- the LOC119261624 gene encoding uncharacterized protein LOC119261624, whose translation MISDGIAGSSRTLSRMAKCLRNVCKNSMDSFIRDKGQRVGGRTEFTVIDESHFRHKRKYGRGRAGQTWRRKKWVFGILGVRGQTRRPVLRLVEHRSRRALLPLVRRHVRQGSTIISDEWRAYRGALSDMGYIHLTVNHSRNFVNSHTGAHTQHLERAWSSYKGHVWRLRGNRTESILIEHLKLIEWTYWLGKCHRDGPLGRLLKDIRKLFSV comes from the exons ATGATCAGTGATGGCATAGCTGGCAGTTCAAGAACACTCTCTAGGATGGCTAAGTGTTTACGCAATGTGTGCAAAAATTCAATGGATTCCTTCATCAGAGACAAAGGACAGCGTGTTGGTGGTCGAACTGAGTTTACTGTAATTGATGAGAGCCACTTCCGACATAAACGCAAG TATGGGCGAGGTAGAGCTGGCCAAACatggaggagaaagaaatgGGTGTTTGGAATATTAGGAGTTCGCGGTCAAACTCGCAGACCGGTTTTGCGGCTTGTCGAACATAGGTCAAGACGTGCTCTTCTTCCCCTGGTGCGACGCCATGTGCGCCAAGGAAGTACCATCATTAGTGATGAATGGAGAGCATACAGAGGTGCCCTTTCAGATATGGGATACATCCACCTCACTGTCAATCACAGCAGGAACTTTGTCAACTCTCATACTGGTGCTCACACACAACACTTAGAAAGAGCATGGTCCTCATACAAAGGACATGTATGGAGACTGAGGGGAAATCGAACAGAAAGTATTTTAATTGAACATCTTAAGCTAATAGAGTGGACTTACTGGTTGGGAAAATGTCACAGAGATGGTCCTCTGGGCAGGCTGCTGAAGGATATTCGCaagctgttttctgtttag
- the LOC119261589 gene encoding coiled-coil domain-containing protein 106-like has translation MKVSRRRTKQQEKREDSGSKCETTHDNTSAAGRGDSHSPTAQIALAKAKSEVELLKLKVASQQEKIKDLEEERDFLRTQLTQANKAEEEKEEGGVKRKKKSIVIDSSSFDSSDSFVDSDSTDSSFEKKKKKRREKIKGKKEKMKRKKEKKGPIFQRVCVPAEVIRRYEKVLAIYMKGNTMAKSFQKYGVDRNTIAQTASIAELSLAAPETYCQLNDDRGKKEKLLDFAKKCQDVIASDKSIAEKISNMKVEGKLLPIQKK, from the exons ATGAAAGTTTCTCGTAGACGGACCAAGCAGCAAGAGAAACGCGAAGATTCAGGCAGTAAATGTGAAACCACACATGATAACACCAGTGCAGCCGGCAGAG GTGATTCACATTCCCCCACAGCTCAAATTGCTCTAGCTAAAGCCAAATCTGAGGTGGAGTTACTGAAGCTGAAGGTAGCATCACAGCAGGAAAAGATTAAAGATCTAGAGGAAGAACGTGATTTTCTGAGGACACAATTAACTCAAG ccAACAAggctgaagaagaaaaagaggagggTGGAGTTAAACGGAAGAAAAAATCAATCGTCATAGATTCCAGCTCATTTGATTCTTCAGATTCCTTTGTTGATTCTGACAGTACTGATTCctcatttgaaaagaaaaagaagaaaagacgggaaaaaataaaagggaaaaaagaaaagatgaagcgcaagaaggagaagaaagggCCCATCTTCCAACGTG TTTGTGTCCCTGCTGAGGTGATCCGAAGATATGAAAAAGTGCTGGCCATATATATGAAAGGAAACACAATGGCCAAGTCATTCCAGAAGTACGGGGTAGACCGCAACACAATTGCCCAGACTGCTTCTATTGCAGAGCTATCCCTTGCCGCACCAGAGACATACTGCCAGCTCAATGATGATCGTGGAAAAAAGGAGAAGTTGTTAGACTTCGCTAAAAAGTGCCAAGATGTAATAGCTTCGGACAAAAGCATTGCTGAGAAAATTTCAAATATGAAAGTTGAGGGGAAGTTGCTTCCTATTCAGAAGAAGTAG